In one window of Drosophila innubila isolate TH190305 chromosome 2L unlocalized genomic scaffold, UK_Dinn_1.0 4_B_2L, whole genome shotgun sequence DNA:
- the LOC117779697 gene encoding putative nuclease HARBI1 isoform X2 — MKDINVFKRFLSDVKYVNELRQLQHINDSCSRQNRGTINKVKRRRARFHPMEQMNEIEFRKKYRYTKENMRRIIEIVRDDIEVDYYQSMKRNQVPIDLQILSAIRFFGGTEHPQLTAMAHGVSLHTMAKITRRVASVLSSKASRYIRMPATLSEKERMMRSFQSLSNMPQVIGALVQTTVRLQLEASRGQANKSCHSGTQSPMATEELVHLQLVSDAEHKIRDLDIRLSDELDLNTAPELFSLSRIKERFEQNEFRGRILLGNDSLSCSSSLFTPVQYPRNKSEELYNQAHAVTFAPAVKCLNIWFRRFGILGSELLGTFGSAKQTITALALLHNMAMDWNDPSVDAESNASFYKPIFLPSAHGLEEQRNRKEFIKSHFSGN, encoded by the exons ATGAAGGATATAAATGTGTTTAAACGCTTTTTAAGTGatgttaaatatgtaaatgaatTACGTCAACTGCAGCACATAAATGATAGCTGCAGCCGACAAAATAGGGGCACGATCAACAAAGTGAAACGAAGACGGGCGAGATTTCATCCAATGGagcaaatgaatgaaatagAATTTCGTAAAAAATACCGCTACACTAAAGAAAATATGCGTcgaataattgaaattgtgcGAGATGACATTGAAGTTGACTATTATCAGTCAATGAAAAGGAATCAGGTGCCCATAGACCTGCAAATATTATCGGCAATACGGTTTTTCGGTGGCACTGAG CATCCCCAACTGACGGCCATGGCACATGGCGTTAGCTTGCACACAATGGCTAAGATAACACGTCGTGTCGCATCCGTGCTGTCATCGAAAGCATCGCGGTACATTCGAATGCCAGCAACACTTTCGGAAAAGGAACGAATGATGCGCTCATTTCAATCGCTATCAAATATGCCCCAAGTAATTGGTGCCCTGGTGCAAACCACTGTGCGATTGCAACTTGAAGCTTCGCGTGGGCAAGCTAACAAAAGCTGCCACAGTGGAACACAGTCGCCAATGGCAACGGAAGAGCTTGTGCACCTTCAATTGGTTTCTGATGCAGAGCATAAAATAAGAGATTTGGACATACGTCTTTCAGACGAACTAGATCTAAATACTGCCCCGGAGCTTTTCTCATTATCAAGAATTAAGGAACGCTTTGAACAAAACGAATTTCGTGGACGCATTCTTCTCGGAAATGATTCTCTTTCTTGCTCATCCAGCCTATTTACTCCAGTCCAATACCCCCGAAACAAATCCGAGGAACTCTATAATCAAGCTCATGCCGTAACCTTTGCACCGGCTGTAAAATGTCTTAACATCTGGTTTCGTCGATTTGGAATTCTTGGCAGTGAACTTTTAGGTACATTCGGATCTGCAAAACAGACAATTACCGCATTGGCGCTGCTTCACAATATGGCCATGGATTGGAATGATCCTAGCGTGG ATGCTGAGAGCAATGCCTCCTTCTATAAACCAATCTTTCTACCATCTGCTCACGGTTTAGAAGAACAACGTAATAGAAAAGAGTTCATTAAATCGCATTTTTcgggaaattaa
- the LOC117779696 gene encoding LOW QUALITY PROTEIN: tubulin polyglutamylase TTLL4 (The sequence of the model RefSeq protein was modified relative to this genomic sequence to represent the inferred CDS: inserted 1 base in 1 codon), translating to MFMYTEVYGKDPEMRHNSQTTKSLTNNNNNSNSHNDQHIPFCNVDNALNYYKKNVNLIGATWKLKSPSRSSNPSPSKNNVTARQICRSNYTVPTSESLHYSDAYVKSYAPRKVSGATSGANNNHHVYQQLRQQQQQSEYYNGPHHKVRQYAHSNSAPATQEMTKYSPVSLEKDQLKRQIRAQSTSEFLDGGSMYSHNRRPLAVETSWSSVIPERPSRFHSTDQHYEHYFSYFYNRGKEQLPKHTSIAVCNYKPQMSLFQETPSKRSSNTNRRTIPNDNNQNVEYDSYILKENNEMPFGYNDSDWNDSPDDECPEKLISKGAKDDYIIINDVYDTNEVNDEQFDPSIQSHRRFVQHSEINELNTTGESVTVNNNVHIQKKTQKATDTHNAPRLPLTPKRIRGGQTTTVKKILPTVHRVLLYNSQSPRLARKHQSSNSRSQIVKSQHPKGNGQNHAQSAGDQAIHKYILEDPDVKDNDCREVDFDNDDDLDNISNFDESDTVSVSSDTEDGYRAHAYKMAHLGDRLSSSPKNSTILLLSQTSDEDLRNPDSVLVPSLFPYVPPYLXFSSNTQKGPEVPPELHRVLKWRVTSIMPKVVRLILANSGMRMLKKTNDWMGVWGKHLKSPCFKTIRSYQKINHLPGSFRIGRKDSCWKNLQRQMKKHSNREFGFMPRTYVIPNDLCALRKRWPKYAQRNTKWIIKPPASARGAGIRVVNRWGQIPKRRPLIVQKYIERPLLINGSKFDLRLYVLVTSVNPLRVFMYHNGLARFASVKYSAKIDTLNDRCMHLTNYSINKFSSNYSKNEDVNACHGHKWTIKSLWTYLANRGVRTDGLWEALRSLVLRTILAGENGINSMIRANVESKYSCFELFGFDVILDSDLVPWLLEVNISPSLHSELPLDAHVKAPLVQGVLNTALYNIPPKLTQEKQKELAAEFSFPPGTQMCYDKRLYINYLSREEKNKHNNFTRKTMENREEYINAILQKLTPDDVRCLIVAEDELARCAPLERIFPTDQTHKYLKYNDTPRYYNRLLDAWESRYANNRTEGIALLRDYCQSKYHLQVPVPPAKKDLNVSPDENPIKKPEGEQSEDSNITT from the exons atgtttatgtatacTGAAGTGTACGGAAAAGATCCCGAAATGCGTCACAATAGTCAGACAACAAAAAGcttaacaaataataacaacaatagtaaCAGCCACAATGATCAACACATTCCATTCTGCAATGTTGATaatgcattaaattattataagaaGAATGTCAACCTTATTGGAGCGACGTGGAAGCTCAAAAGTCCGAGTCGTTCATCCAATCCAAGTCCATCGAAAAATAATGTGACAGCTAGACAAATATGTAGATCGAACTATACAGTACCTACATCAGAGTCACTGCACTACTCTGATGCATATGTCAAATCGTATGCGCCGCGTAAGGTGTCGGGTGCAACATCGGGGGCTAACAACAACCATCATGTGTATCAACAgttgcgacaacaacaacaacaatcggaATATTACAATGGTCCACACCACAAGGTGCGTCAATATGCACACAGTAACAGTGCACCTGCCACACAGGAGATGACCAAGTATTCCCCGGTCTCCTTAGAAAAAGATCAGCTAAAGCGACAGATCAGAGCTCAAAGTACATCCGAATTTTTGGATGGAGGATCGATGTATTCGCATAATCGCAGACCTCTTGCTGTGGAGACCTCATGGAGTTCTGTAAT CCCGGAACGCCCCTCCCGTTTCCATTCAACAGATCAGCATTACGAGCattatttttcgtatttttacaATCGTGGAAAAGAGCAATTGCCGAAGCACACCTCCATCGCGGTGTGCAATTACAAACCTCAAATGAGCTTATTTCAAGAAACGCCGAGTAAACGCTCGTCTAACACCAACCGGAGAACTATACCCAATGATAATAACCAAAATGTAGAATATGATAGTTATATATTGAAAGAGAATAATGAGATGCCCTTTGGTTATAATGATAGCGATTGGAATGACTCACCGGATGATGAATGCCCAGAGAAATTAATATCAAAGGGGGCGAAAGATGactatattataattaacgATGTCTACGATACAAATGAAGTTAATGATGAACAATTCGATCCAAGTATACAATCCCATCGTCGCTTCGTCCAACATAGCGAAATTAATGAACTGAATACAACTGGAGAGTCCGTGAcagttaataataatgttcATATACAGAAGAAGACGCAAAAAGCCACCGATACTCATAATGCGCCTCGGTTACCATTGACACCCAAAAGAATTCGAGGTGGACAAACAACGACTGTAAAGAAAATACTGCCCACTGTGCATAGAGTTTTGTTGTACAATAGTCAAAGTCCTCGATTGGCACGTAAGCATCAGTCGAGTAATTCACGCAGCCAAATCGTAAAATCCCAACATCCCAAAGGTAATGGTCAAAATCATGCTCAAAGTGCTGGCGATCAGGcgatacataaatatattctagAGGATCCCGATGTTAAAGACAACGATTGCCGTGAGGTTGACTTTGATAACGATGACGATTTAGACAACA tatcaaattttgatgagaGCGATACGGTTAGCGTCAGTTCCGATACTGAGGATGGTTATCGGGCACACGCTTACAAAATGGCCCATCTAGGAGATCGTTTATCGTCATCACCGAAAAACTCAACCATATTACTTTTATCTCAGACGTCCGATGAGGATTTACGTAATCCAGATTCAGTACTGGTGCCAAGTCTGTTTCCTTATGTACCGCCCTATC TCTTCTCATCGAACACCCAAAAAGGGCCCGAAGTGCCGCCAGAACTGCATAGAGTGCTCAAATGGCGTGTGACCAGCATTATGCCAAAGGTAGTACGTCTTATCTTGGCCAACAGCGGAATGCGTATGCTCAAAA AAACCAATGATTGGATGGGCGTTTGGGGCAAGCATTTAAAGTCGCCTTGTTTTAAAACAATTCGTTcgtatcaaaaaataaatcatttgccGGGATCTTTTCGCATTGGCCGCAAGGATTCCTGCTGGAAGAATCTGCAACGACAAATGAAGAAGCACAGCAACAGGGAGTTTGGATTTATGCCGCGCACCTATGTCATACCAAATGATCTGTGTGCATTAAGAAAACGTTGGCCAAAATATGCTCAACGTAATACCAAGTGGATTATAAAGCCGCCAGCAAGTGCACGTGGTGCTGGAATACGTGTGGTAAATCGTTGGGGTCAAATACCCAAAAGAAGACCCTTGATTGTACAGAA ATATATCGAAAGGCCGCTGCTGATTAACGGAAGCAAATTCGATCTGCGTTTGTATGTACTTGTAACATCTGTCAATCCGCTGAGAGTGTTCATGTACCACAATGGTTTAGCAAGATTCGCTTCAG TTAAATACAGCGCCAAGATAGATACTTTAAATGATCGCTGCATGCATTTAACAAACTATAGCATCAATAAGTTTTCATCCAACTACTCGAAGAATGAGGACGTTAACGCCTGCCATGGCCACAAGTGGACCATCAAGTCTCTATGGACATATTTGGCAAATCGCGGTGTTCGCACCGATGGTCTCTGGGAGGCCCTAAGAAGTCTAGTTTTACGCACAATTTTGGCTGGTGAAAATGGTATAAATAGCATGATACGAGCGAACGTTGAATCAAAATATAGTTGCTTTGAGCTATTTGGATTTGATGTGATATTGGACTCGGATCTGGTACCTTGGCTATTGGAGGTCAATATATCGCCTAGCTTGCACTCGGAACTGCCGCTTGATGCACACGTTAAAGCACCATTGGTTCAAGGCGTGCTCAACACAGCCCTGTATAAT ATACCACCAAAACTCACTCAGGAAAAACAAAAGGAGCTTGCTGCCGAATTTTCATTTCCACCTGGCACACAAATGTGCTACGATAAGCGTCTCTATATCAACTATTTGTCACGGgaagaaaaaaacaagcaTAATAATTTTACACGCAAAACCATGGAAAATCGTGAAGAG TACATCAATGCAATACTACAAAAGCTAACACCTGATGATGTGCGCTGCCTTATTGTAGCCGAGGACGAGCTGGCACGCTGTGCACCACTTGAGCGCATCTTTCCCACGGATCAGACGCacaaatatctaaaatataatGACACTCCTCGTTATTATAATCGTCTGTTAGACGCATGGGAGTCACGTTATGCCAATAATCGTACGGAAGGCATTGCCCTGCTCCGCGATTATTGTCAATCCAAATATCATTTGCAAGTTCCAGTGCCACCTGCCAAAAAG GACTTGAACGTTAGCCCTGATGAGAACCCAATCAAGAAGCCAGAAGGTGAACAGAGTGAAGATTCAAATATAACTACATAA
- the LOC117779697 gene encoding putative nuclease HARBI1 isoform X1 yields MKDINVFKRFLSDVKYVNELRQLQHINDSCSRQNRGTINKVKRRRARFHPMEQMNEIEFRKKYRYTKENMRRIIEIVRDDIEVDYYQSMKRNQVPIDLQILSAIRFFGGTEHPQLTAMAHGVSLHTMAKITRRVASVLSSKASRYIRMPATLSEKERMMRSFQSLSNMPQVIGALVQTTVRLQLEASRGQANKSCHSGTQSPMATEELVHLQLVSDAEHKIRDLDIRLSDELDLNTAPELFSLSRIKERFEQNEFRGRILLGNDSLSCSSSLFTPVQYPRNKSEELYNQAHAVTFAPAVKCLNIWFRRFGILGSELLGTFGSAKQTITALALLHNMAMDWNDPSVVKFTLSDAESNASFYKPIFLPSAHGLEEQRNRKEFIKSHFSGN; encoded by the exons ATGAAGGATATAAATGTGTTTAAACGCTTTTTAAGTGatgttaaatatgtaaatgaatTACGTCAACTGCAGCACATAAATGATAGCTGCAGCCGACAAAATAGGGGCACGATCAACAAAGTGAAACGAAGACGGGCGAGATTTCATCCAATGGagcaaatgaatgaaatagAATTTCGTAAAAAATACCGCTACACTAAAGAAAATATGCGTcgaataattgaaattgtgcGAGATGACATTGAAGTTGACTATTATCAGTCAATGAAAAGGAATCAGGTGCCCATAGACCTGCAAATATTATCGGCAATACGGTTTTTCGGTGGCACTGAG CATCCCCAACTGACGGCCATGGCACATGGCGTTAGCTTGCACACAATGGCTAAGATAACACGTCGTGTCGCATCCGTGCTGTCATCGAAAGCATCGCGGTACATTCGAATGCCAGCAACACTTTCGGAAAAGGAACGAATGATGCGCTCATTTCAATCGCTATCAAATATGCCCCAAGTAATTGGTGCCCTGGTGCAAACCACTGTGCGATTGCAACTTGAAGCTTCGCGTGGGCAAGCTAACAAAAGCTGCCACAGTGGAACACAGTCGCCAATGGCAACGGAAGAGCTTGTGCACCTTCAATTGGTTTCTGATGCAGAGCATAAAATAAGAGATTTGGACATACGTCTTTCAGACGAACTAGATCTAAATACTGCCCCGGAGCTTTTCTCATTATCAAGAATTAAGGAACGCTTTGAACAAAACGAATTTCGTGGACGCATTCTTCTCGGAAATGATTCTCTTTCTTGCTCATCCAGCCTATTTACTCCAGTCCAATACCCCCGAAACAAATCCGAGGAACTCTATAATCAAGCTCATGCCGTAACCTTTGCACCGGCTGTAAAATGTCTTAACATCTGGTTTCGTCGATTTGGAATTCTTGGCAGTGAACTTTTAGGTACATTCGGATCTGCAAAACAGACAATTACCGCATTGGCGCTGCTTCACAATATGGCCATGGATTGGAATGATCCTAGCGTGG ttaaatttacaCTTTCAGATGCTGAGAGCAATGCCTCCTTCTATAAACCAATCTTTCTACCATCTGCTCACGGTTTAGAAGAACAACGTAATAGAAAAGAGTTCATTAAATCGCATTTTTcgggaaattaa